ggcaggcaggagggtctCGGGTTCCCTGGGCGGGAGGGGTCCCGGAGCTCGGGAAGTCTCGGAGGGTCCCAAGGGTGGGTCCTAGCGGGAAGGGTGTCCCGGATCTGAGCCGCGCATCCCAAAGGAGTCCGGATCCCGGCACATCCCGGGGGGGGGTCTCACGTCCTAGAACCATAAGGTCCCGGATCCCGGGGCTGGTGTCCCAGGTGgaggatggatcccttcccccGGGCGGGAGGATCCCAAGGTCCCCAGAGGGTTCCAGATCCCAGGGACAAGAGGGTCCCACGGAGTCCAGACCCGGGAGCAGGAAGATGCCACGTGCGGTGTCCCCCGGGTCTGGGGGGAGTCCGCCTCGTGGACAGCAGGGTCCCAGGTCTCCGGGGGGGTCCCAGGTCTCCGGGGAGGTCCCAGGTCTCCGGGGAGGGGTCCCAGGTCCCGGAAGGTCTCCTCTCGGGAGCAGGAAGGATCCCAGGTTCCAGGGGTCCCATGCTATCGGCCAAGGGTGTCCCATGCCCAGGAGAAGATCCATCCCGGGGGCAGGGGAGGTGCCCCTCACAGGTGTGTGTGGGGCTCCAGCCCCttgcgggggggggaggggtcctGTGAGGACGGAACctcctgaggaggaggaaggtccCATGCCAGGGACGGGGGCGTGGGGGTCCCATCTCCGGGGTTCCCATCCTGGAGGACTccatctccaggggtggtgtgAAGCCCCCCGGGTGCCCCCTGACCGCAGTGGGGGGGATGTGGGGGGTCCGGGGTGGGTTGGGGGGGGTTCTTGCAGGTGTCTGGCCCCGGAGCGGCTGCCATGCAGGTCAGGATGATTTCGGCTGCCTCCGTCCTCGTCCTGCTCTTCCTGCCCTCGGAGACCTGCTCGCCGCTGCAGTGGCCCCGGGCTCCATCCCACCGGCTGACCCTGGCTCCGCAACCCACCTGGGAGCCCTGGCCGGCAGTTCCGCGACCTCCGGTCCCCACCAGCGGCCCCTTGCCCCAAAGACTGTGCCAAGGCCACGGGGCAGAGCCCGCCACGGCCCCCCGCAGCCCGCGGGCTGTGCCGAGCGGCAAGAGGCGAGACGGCAAACCCAACTCCCTGGATCTCACCTTCCACCTGCTGCGTGAGTTCCTGGAGATGTCCCgagaggagagactggcacagaagGCCCTCAGCAACAAGCTCTTGCTGCAGAGTATAGGAAAATGAGGGGGGGGACACTGATTTGAGGGGGGGAATGAAGGAGCCTGACCCCGTAGCGAGCAGCCGCGGCACAGCGGAGCTGGGCGGATGCTGCTGCCCGAGCCCCGGCTGGAGCCGTGCCCAGGGGTTGCCctgggcgggggggggtggTCCTCATCGCTGTCCCCCCGACGTGTTGCTCTTGCTGTTGTCCATTAAATTTGCACTCATACCTGCCCCAGTGATGTGCTCCGAGTTCCTGTCCCTTCGCCCTGCCAGGTCCTATGTGGCACTGGCAAAGGggagcctctcctctgccccccaGGAGGGGGTATCCCTGACTTGGAGCCCTCTGGATCCATCCTCTTTGAAGACACAGGGCTTGGGAACACGTTGGTGTCCTGATGTTGCAGCAACCACGGGTGCTGAGCACCTTCTCCCCTCCCAGACCTGCTCAAGCCCTACTCCCATCCACAGACACAAACCAGGTCTACCCAAAAAACCACTGCAGCCAATCCAGATGCCTCGAGCTGGCAGAAAATGTGCTGAGGGTCttgggctgcctgggaggtgGCATTGGTGATGGTGTCCCACCACAGCTCATCAGTAACCTGTGAGGGTTCAGCATCCCCCAGGAGCCCATCACCATCTCCCCTGACTCCATCACCACAACGACCTCACCTCGACCTCCTCACCGCTACCCATGAGGCCAGACACCAGCAGCCCACAGACACCTGAAGGTTCCTCATCCTCCCCCTggagctgcaccagcagcagctccagtgctGGCAACCAAAAACATCCTGCAGAGCCACCCTGGGGCTCTCAAACCAAATCTGACCCTCTCTGAAGCTGGAGCTTACATGGGGACAAAGTTCCTCACTGCGGTCACTCTGAGGGCTTGGGGTGGGATTGTTCCTCCGCGGCTCCGTTTTCTCCCATCACCAAAAGGAGGTGAGGAACGCAGGAGAGCAGCGACTCCTGCGAGGACAGGGAGGAACCATCTGTTAAAGCAGAGATGATCCCACCCAGCCTGAGccggctggagctgctcagcagcacttcAAACCCTTTCTCCAAAcctgggctctgcctggggcagggggagaggtCTGAGCTGAGACCTCCCCAACCCGGTGGGAGGAGGAAGATTTCTGCTCCTtgcttggtgccagcagcagcctaggGCGAGACAAGTGGCATGGGACTTTGGGGGAGCTGGCTGTggggctccctgcctggagggctGTGGCAGACATTTCTCTCTGGCAtgctgtgccagagacagcagctgGTACCTCCTGCTACCTCCTGAGGGGCCTGGCACCATGCGTGGGCATCAGCCAGCTCTGTAACCACAGAGCCCTCCTGGGAGCGTTCACCAAGGGGGGGTTTGCTCCAAGCCCCAGGCTGGGATTTGCATCCAGGTGAGATTCCTGACAGGCGCCCTGCAGAGACTTGTAAACATTGCTGAGATCCCTCTCGGTGCCACCCAGAGgacaggggagagaggagacctcacccagcccctgggctgcagagggtccttctctggagacctgcaAGGGCCACCTGGGGGTGCTccagtgtgccctgccctgggcgacagtgctctggcagggggggttggacttgatgacttttcaagatcccttcccacccctaacattctgagaCTGTgattaagtccaaccccctgccagagcaggatcatccaggaacacatccaggtggggttggatgTCTccggaggagactccacagctcctcttgcagcctgctccagggctctgcaccctcacagggacaaagttttccctcctgttcccatggcacctcctctgctccagctggcacccagtgcccctgtCCTGgcattggacatccctgagcagatctggctgcatcctccccacactgccctgcacatcttcatcacagcagtgagggcagccctcaggctcctctgctccaagctgcacacccccagctccctcagcctttcagtctcctcttctccaaggtgaactggcccccagctccctcagcctttcagtctcctcttctccaaggtgaactggcccccagctccctcagcctttctcaaGTGTTCTCTTccccaaacagccccagctccttcagcccttCAGTCTCCTCCATGCTTAAGCCCCCCAAGCTCCTTcatcccttcagcctcctccaagctaaagccccccccagctccttcagtctcctccaagctaaagccCCCCTGCCTCCTTcagcccttcagcctcctccaagctaaagcccccccagctccttcagtctcctccaagctaaagccCCCCTGCCTCCTTcagcccttcagcctcctccaagcCAAAGCCccccaagctccttcagcctcctccaagccaaagcccccccagctccctcagcccttcaatctcttctccaaagcaaacagccccagctccttcaaccttTCATCCTCCTCCAAACTAAAGGCCTGCATCTCCCTCTCACACCTTCCCTCCTCATCTTTCAGCATCTTCACCTCTCCTCCTGACTCTCCCCCCCAGACCAATCTTCAgccatcccttccaaccccaacccttCAAggtgggaggggggggaagaaagaaacccCAAAGAGAAGCAACCCAGCCAGCATCTCTGCAttgaaaacatttattttaCAACAGTGGTTTGTTGTTGCTTggaattctctctctcttttttttttcctctcatatAACTTAGcaatcttttatttatttatttcttctttcttttttttttttttttctccttttggtgtttttttttgtttgtttttttttgtttttttatttttttttttttggtggttttaaaCTTTATATCCAGACAGAACAAGACACAAAATCACCATGCTAGaaacagagaggagaaaagaaattaaaaacgAACCAAAcgaacccaacaaaaccaaaacaaacctccccccccccccccccccccccctaaagaactcctcctgctggcagccacaGTCGTGTGTTAGGTACAGGAGCTCAGTAGGAATCCAGTGTTAAAAACCACTCCACGAAACGCTCAGACAGCCACAGCTACTTTACAGACAGCTCAAAGTGTGGTCCTTGAGAACATAACAAAATAGAGATATATATGTCTATAGTATCAGCATTTAGCCAGGTGCAGGCTCTTCTATACTTCCATTCTGGGGTGGTTTGGGTGATGGGGTTTATTTtacattgatttttttccccccttccctccctctcacccttcccctcccccctagTTTTAAAGATGAGGTCCTCAACTCTCGTTGGGGTCCTGTCTCTCTTTCCCCTACCCTCGCcgcatcccatcccatcccatcccatcccgcCCTGGCGTTTGAAGTGCAGTGCAGAAaga
The window above is part of the Pogoniulus pusillus isolate bPogPus1 chromosome 29, bPogPus1.pri, whole genome shotgun sequence genome. Proteins encoded here:
- the LOC135188199 gene encoding corticoliberin-like, which codes for MQVRMISAASVLVLLFLPSETCSPLQWPRAPSHRLTLAPQPTWEPWPAVPRPPVPTSGPLPQRLCQGHGAEPATAPRSPRAVPSGKRRDGKPNSLDLTFHLLREFLEMSREERLAQKALSNKLLLQSIGK